From a region of the Castanea sativa cultivar Marrone di Chiusa Pesio chromosome 10, ASM4071231v1 genome:
- the LOC142613047 gene encoding uncharacterized protein LOC142613047, whose translation MVETRRSSSASKRGLSSPPPPNPKRSKASEASSSTNDVLSSPPVENSGPGKESGSGPQDLELQSPDPLSTGSPKPVDACDSDKCADFGGDGEVLVSPLSLGGAAVDTEKSKAAGVEALRAKKRLTKLTKSSQKVAWGKLLSQCSQNPHLSMYGTTFSVGQGRQCNLWLKDPSISNTLCKLRHIEREGSSVTLLEITGGKGAVQVNGKYYRKNTSVILSGGDEVVFTSSGKHAYIFQQLTNDNLTAPGIPSVSILEAQSAPIKGIHIEARSGDPSAVAGASILASLSNMPKDLTILQAPGKTSEDVDQNTEMSILPSGCGGSDDHTPDIDMKDSADNDLAGVSSREKTVVPSPDAANDHPNLGSLGLDPCIDADIGKVPASNYELRPLLRMLASSSSDFDLSGSITKMLDGHRDIRELKDFDPPISVSTRRQAYKDNLQQGILNPDNVEVSFENFPYYLSDTTKDVLIASTYVHLKCNKFAKYASDLPTVSPRILLSGPAGSEIYQETLAKALAKHFGARLLIVDSLLLPGGPTPKDSDSVKEASASRPERASAFVKRAAQAAGLQHKKPASSVEADITGGSTLSSQAMPKQEASTASSKSATLKAGDRVKFVATVPSGVAPLQSCALRGPTTGCRGRVLLAFEENGNSKIGVRFDKSIPDGNNLGGLCEDDHGFFCSANNLHRLDGFGGDEIEKLAINELFEVASKESKTSPLILFVKDIEKAMVGSSESYAVLKAKLENLPENVVIIGSHTQMDNRKEKSHPGGLLFTKFGSNQTALLDLAFPDNFGRLHDRNKEIPKAMKQLSRLFPNKVTIQLPQDEALLSDWKQQLERDIETLKAQSNIVSIRSVLNRIGLDCPDLETLCVKDQSLNTESVEKIVGWALSYQFMNHTEVSIKDAKLVISAESIMHGLNILQNIQNENKSLKKSLKDVVTENEFEKKLLADVIPPTDIGVSFDDIGALENVKDTLKELVMLPLQRPDLFCKGQLTKPCKGILLFGPPGTGKTMLAKAVATEAGANFINISMSSITSKWFGEGEKYVKAVFSLASKIAPSVVFVDEVDSMLGRRENPGEHEAMRKMKNEFMVNWDGLRTKDKERVLVLAATNRPFDLDEAVIRRLPRRLMVNLPDAPNREKILRVILAKEELASDIGLEAIANMTDGYSGSDLKNLCVTAAHCPIREILEKEKKEKNVALAENRPLPALYSSADVRPLKLEDFKYAHEQVCASVSSESTNMNELLQWNDLYGEGGSRKKNSLSYFM comes from the exons ATGGTTGAAACAAGGCGTAGCTCCTCTGCTTCCAAACGTGGCCTCTCGTCTCCTCCTCCACCTAACCCAAAACGATCCAAG gCTTCTGAGGCGTCTTCTTCTACCAACGATGTTCTGAGCTCTCCACCGGTTGAGAACTCGGGTCCGGGTAAGGAATCCGGGTCTGGACCTCAAGACTTGGAACTGCAATCCCCTGATCCGTTGAGCACTGGTTCTCCTAAGCCCGTTGACGCATGCGATTCAGATAAATGTGCGGATTTCGGCGGGGATGGTGAGGTCTTGGTGTCTCCGCTGTCTTTAG gTGGAGCTGCTGTGGATACAGAGAAATCGAAGGCGGCTGGGGTGGAGGCTCTTCGGGCAAAGAAGCGCCTTACCAAGCTGACAAAATCAAGCCAGAAAGTGGCTTGGGGAAAGCTTCTTTCCCAGTGTTCTCAG AATCCTCACCTGTCAATGTATGGTACTACTTTCTCTGTTGGTCAAGGCCGTCAATGCAATTTATGGCTTAAAGATCCATCCATTAGCAATACATTGTGTAAATTGAGGCACATAGAG CGTGAAGGTTCATCTGTTACATTACTGGAAATCACAGGGGGTAAAGGTGCTGTCCAAGTAAACGGGAAGTACTATAGAAAAAATACTAGTGTAATTCTAAGCGGAGGCGATGAGGTGGTCTTCACTTCTTCTGGAAAACATGCTTAT ATCTTTCAGCAACTCACCAATGATAATTTAACTGCTCCTGGCATACCTTCTGTGAGCATATTAGAAGCTCAGAGTGCTCCAATAAAGGGGATACATATTGAGGCAAGATCTGGGGACCCTTCAGCTGTTGCTGGAGCATCAATATTAGCATCTTTGTCTAATATGCCAAAAGACTTGACCATACTCCAGGCACCTGGTAAAACTAGTGAGGATGTGGATCAGAATACTGAAATGTCCATTCTACCGTCAGGCTGTGGAGGGTCAGACGATCATACTCCAGACATTGACATGAAGGATAGTGCCGACAATGATCTTGCTGGTGTTTCTTCAAGAGAGAAAACCGTTGTTCCTTCTCCTGATGCTGCCAATGACCACCCCAATCTTGGTAGCCTTGGATTGGATCCTTGTATAGATGCAGACATTGGAAAGGTCCCTGCGTCAAATTATGAATTAAGGCCACTCTTGCGAATGCTTGCCAGTTCATCTTCAGACTTTGATTTAAGTGGCAGTATCACTAAAATGCTTGATGGGCACAGGGATATTAGAGAACTCAAAGATTTCGATCCTCCAATTTCAGTATCAACTAGAAGGCAAGCATATAAGGATAATTTACaacaaggaattctcaatcCCGACAACGTTGAAGTCTCTTTTGAAAATTTCCCATATTACTTAAG TGATACAACAAAGGATGTTTTGATTGCTTCAACATATGTTCATTTGAAGTGTAACAAATTCGCAAAGTATGCCTCGGACCTACCTACTGTGTCCCCGCGTATATTATTATCTGGTCCTGCAG gttCGGAGATATATCAGGAAACTTTGGCAAAGGCACTTGCCAAACACTTTGGTGCTAGACTGCTAATTGTTGATTCTCTTCTGTTGCCCGGT ggACCAACACCCAAAGATTCTGATTCTGTGAAGGAAGCTTCAGCTTCAAGGCCAGAACGAGCATCGGCTTTTGTTAAACGAGCTGCACAGGCTGCTGGCTTACAGCATAAGAAACCGGCTTCTAGTGTTGAGGCTGATATTACAGGTGGATCCACATTAAGCTCTCAGGCTATGCCAAAGCAGGAGGCATCAACTGCATCATCAAAAAGCGCTACACTCAAAGCAG GTGATAGAGTAAAATTTGTGGCTACTGTACCTTCTGGAGTGGCACCACTACAAAGTTGTGCTCTAAG GGGACCAACAACTGGTTGTCGAGGTAGAGTTCTCCTTGCTTTTGAAGAAAATGGTAATTCAAAAATTGGGGTTAGATTTGATAAATCAATTCCAGATGGCAACAATCTCGGTGGCCTTTGTGAAGATGATCATGGTTTCTTTTGTTCTG CCAATAATTTACACCGCTTAGATGGTTTTGGTGGTGATGAAATAGAGAAGCTTGCTATTAATGAGCTCTTTGAG GTTGCATCAAAAGAAAGTAAAACTAGTCCATTAATATTGTTTGTGAAAGACATAGAAAAGGCTATGGTGGGTAGCTCAGAATCATATGCGGTCTTAAAGGCTAAGCTTGAAAATTTGCCGGAGAATGTCGTTATAATTGGTTCCCATACCCAGATGGACAATCGTAAGGAGAAG TCTCATCCTGGTGGTCTTTTATTTACGAAGTTTGGAAGCAACCAGACAGCGTTACTTGATCTTGCCTTTCCG GATAACTTTGGTAGACTGCATGATAGGAACAAAGAAATCCCAAAAGCAATGAAGCAACTTTCTCGGCTTTTCCCAAACAAAGTGACAATACAGCTGCCTCAG GATGAAGCTCTACTTTCGGACTGGAAGCAGCAGTTGGAGCGTGATATTGAAACTTTGAAAGCTCAATCAAATATTGTCAGCATTCGCTCT GTTCTGAACAGAATTGGCTTGGATTGTCCCGACCTTGAAACTCTCTGTGTTAAAGATCAATCCCTTAATACTGAAA GTGTGGAGAAAATAGTAGGATGGGCTCTAAGTTACCAGTTTATGAATCACACCGAAGTATCAATCAAAGATGCTAAACTTGTGATCTCTGCTGAAAG CATTATGCATGGTCTGAACATTCTGCAGAACATTCAAAATGAGAACAAGAGCTTGAAGAAATCACTGAAG GATGTGGTCACCGAGAATGAATTTGAGAAGAAACTTCTTGCTGATGTCATTCCACCAACTGATATTGGGGTTTCTTTTGATGATATTGGGGCATTAGAAAATGTAAAGGATACCTTGAAGGAACTGGTGATGCTTCCACTTCAGAGGCCTGACCTGTTTTGTAAAGGACAGCTGACTAAG CCTTGCAAGGGTATATTGCTCTTTGGACCTCCTGGTACTGGGAAAACAATGCTTGCAAAGGCAGTGGCAACTGAGGCCGGTGCAAACTTTATCAATATATCAATGTCAAGCATTACTTCAAAG TGGTTTGGTGAAGGGGAAAAGTATGTCAAAGCAGTTTTCTCACTAGCTAGTAAAATAGCTCCTagtgttgtttttgttgatgag GTTGATAGCATGCTAGGAAGACGTGAAAATCCTGGAGAGCATGAGGCTATGCGTAAAATGAAGAATGAGTTTATGGTAAATTGGGATGGTCTGCGTACAAAGGATAAGGAGCGTGTACTGGTACTTGCTGCTACTAATAGGCCTTTTGACCTTGATGAGGCTGTTATTAGGAGGCTTCCCCGGAG ATTGATGGTCAATTTGCCAGATGCCCCAAACAGAGAAAAAATTCTGAGAGTTATATTGGCCAAAGAAGAGCTGGCATCTGATATTGGATTGGAAGCAATTGCAAATATGACTGATGGCTACTCTGGGAGTGACCTAaag AATCTGTGTGTGACTGCGGCTCACTGTCCCATTAGGGAAATTTTGGAGAAGGAAAAGAAG GAGAAGAATGTGGCATTGGCTGAGAATAGGCCTTTACCTGCATTGTATAGCAGTGCTGACGTTCGTCCTCTAAAGTTGGAGGATTTCAAATATGCACATGAGCAG GTGTGTGCTAGTGTGTCATCAGAGTCTACAAATATGAACGAGCTCCTCCAGTGGAATGACCTATATGGAGAAGGTGGATCAAGGAAGAAGAATTCTCTAAGCTACTTCATGTAG